The nucleotide sequence AGTTGTTCCGTGTCCAACTGTGTCTGAAGAGACTGAAAGACCTGATAGTAATCAGATCCGTCGTCCTGAAGGAAATCGTTTGCGTCCCGCCAGTTATCTTTCGACTTCCCCTTTTCAATCCTGTTGACATGATTGCGTGCCATTACTTCTCTCCTCGAATAGCCGGAAACCAAGTCAGCGATGCCTGTGTCCCATTTTATTTCTTCGGTGTGTGCTTCACCGTCACGCTCTTCATTGGAGGGGATTCCACCAAAACTCAGCCCTTCGATTTCCGGAGATGGTGGTTCAGAGGTAGTCCGCCCCTCAGATGAGATCACCTCTACCGTATGATCCGTTATATGTGTCTCGGTGCAGGCTACGAGAATAATCAGACTGGGGAGAATGATGTGTTTCATGCCTGTTAGAGTTGTCGGGGACTGTCAGAGTTCCCGAAATCTGTTCGTGATCTGAATTTTATAAAAGACCTGCGCGATGTTCATCTGCCGGTTTGTCTGGCTCGTCTTTTCTATCGATAAGGAACTGATTGTCTGGGCGCAGTTTATTGACCTGTCTCGTATCAGATTTTACGGAGGACGATCCAGCATGCCAGTAGTCGCTCTCCCTTAGTGTGGCTGATTAATTTTTGTCTGATTCTCGGTTGCGTTGCAAGTTTTCCAATCTTTGGTAGTCAGTGGAAAGGGGATCGACGGGTTCTTCGTAAACAATGGCCCATCCACACTCGGGTTCGACTTCCAGTGTCTCATCATCCTGGGAAACCCCAAGCAGGCCACCAACCAGTCGCATCTTCGTTTCTCGTTCACCCCAAAATACTGTGAGTGGAACGGACGTGAAGCAGGACGGGATCGCTGACAATCCGACGCCTTGTGGATTATCCCACCGTTCCTTCCAATTCTGCTGGTCATCAATGCTCAATCGCTCGTTCCAGTCACTCAGATAGGGATTCGGGTAGAGCTTTTCGGAATTGTTATCCTTGAAATAGGGAAACAGCACATTGGCCCACCCTGTCATCACCGCAGGCCCTGATCCGCTGTTATAACGAAACAAGGACTTCCAGAATTCTGTATTCACCTGCCCTTTCTTAGCATTAACAAACTCTCCAAGAATCGGGTCGATCGCACTGATCCACTCGTTTAGTCCATAGTCCGCAAATCGTCGAACACAGTGCCGCAGTTTCTCCCAGTCTTCAATTGTTCCGGTAAGCGTAATCGAAGGTATCCCGCATCCTGCATATAAAATGTACTCGAAGTATGACTTGAATGTCTCCATTGCCATCAGACTAGAGACGGCTCGTTCCACCGGTCCGGTTGTGCTGAAATCAGCCTGGACCAGTTCAGATAATCCTCCGGTGTGATCCGCAATCTGCTGATTGAAATCAGAAAACACTTCTGGCCATGGATTTTCTTCACCTGGTGAAAAATCCGTTCGGCTAACAATTAGTTCCTTCTTGCCCGAATGCGAAACAAAATGATGCCGCAGAGACTCAGCGTTTTCATTTACATGAAGTGCAAAGCCGCGCACCAGCGTAATCCAGATCACATCCGGTGAGAGTCGAAGCGGGAAATGATCGTAAAAAGACATTTTCATCGCCGTTATCAAGGCATGGTCATCATCACAGGCAACAAGCGGCTTACGAGGAAACCACGTTGCTTCGATTGGACGCCGAAAGGCAACTCTTAATTTACCCACGTAGTCCACTTTCTCTGGAGGCGTTTTGGGAATCACATCCGGTGAGACAGGGAATTTCGTGTGTGTCATAATAAACTGCTCCTATACATGGTGCTTCACATACCTGCATTATGAACCACACCGCGCTTACTGTTGATTAGGATATTTAGATCAAAGTAACTATGGTTCGGACTTGCATGTGCTCTGCTTCTTCTCAATCACGGTTCCGGGAAACGATCAAAAGTGAGTCAGGAGATAACATTTTAACTGTTTAGATCATCATGGGACACAAAATCTCGCTTTAAACGAAGAAATCGTCGTCAACTGTAAAGATGCTGGGAGTGCCGTACTGGTTCGTAATTCCTGAATATGAAGTAGCAAAGAATTCAAGAAGTCAACATTCGACAAGTTAATCAGTAATACGAAGCATCCTCGCGACCAAATGAATTACGTGCCACATATTCATCTGCCGGGTTTCGGGTA is from Gimesia maris and encodes:
- a CDS encoding DUF4419 domain-containing protein, whose product is MGKLRVAFRRPIEATWFPRKPLVACDDDHALITAMKMSFYDHFPLRLSPDVIWITLVRGFALHVNENAESLRHHFVSHSGKKELIVSRTDFSPGEENPWPEVFSDFNQQIADHTGGLSELVQADFSTTGPVERAVSSLMAMETFKSYFEYILYAGCGIPSITLTGTIEDWEKLRHCVRRFADYGLNEWISAIDPILGEFVNAKKGQVNTEFWKSLFRYNSGSGPAVMTGWANVLFPYFKDNNSEKLYPNPYLSDWNERLSIDDQQNWKERWDNPQGVGLSAIPSCFTSVPLTVFWGERETKMRLVGGLLGVSQDDETLEVEPECGWAIVYEEPVDPLSTDYQRLENLQRNRESDKN